The following are encoded together in the Streptomyces asoensis genome:
- a CDS encoding wax ester/triacylglycerol synthase domain-containing protein: MPGSHLPLMEEGMARWPFGPPNAGIALDFEGAPPSLDELRALVEERWKALPRLTQTLVAPGVGRTGPAWWTGRHRWARRDGHSPAEQVGGADDTLREAVGRWFHTPFPAGRPPWSLHLLPGSTEGEFSLLFRMHHSLLDGRSLTTLLRALLDDGLPLDGPSSQAVPGPRRRTARPGPAAGGAPGLLTAGRAVPLPHRGAREPAYTVVRLRADVLKAAREAVRVGEAGSARPASTNEVFLATVSGVLRSCLSASPSAGSGQVWLSVPVDERPDDCGEFLGNAFANVRVPAPVALADPTARLAACTGLLTTVTRPRRASERLVEGTLGAVPGATLALAGGKIFAPAYAPAACSYVHLRERGRTLAGRTLRHLTIVPMVPPTDTVTFALGGCSPGHTLSVATNSGSQDAVLLAEAFLDELTVLARGTG; this comes from the coding sequence ATGCCCGGATCGCATCTGCCCTTGATGGAAGAGGGGATGGCCCGCTGGCCGTTCGGCCCGCCCAACGCCGGGATCGCCCTGGACTTCGAGGGCGCCCCGCCCTCGCTGGACGAGCTGCGGGCCCTGGTGGAGGAGCGCTGGAAGGCGCTGCCCCGGCTCACCCAGACCCTGGTGGCCCCCGGCGTCGGCCGGACGGGCCCCGCCTGGTGGACCGGCCGGCACCGCTGGGCGCGGCGGGACGGCCACAGCCCGGCCGAGCAGGTCGGCGGCGCGGACGACACCCTGCGCGAGGCGGTCGGCCGGTGGTTCCACACCCCGTTCCCGGCCGGCCGGCCGCCGTGGAGCCTGCACCTGCTGCCCGGCAGCACGGAAGGCGAGTTCTCCCTGCTGTTCCGGATGCATCACAGCCTGCTCGACGGCCGTTCCCTGACCACGCTGCTGCGCGCGCTCCTCGACGACGGCCTGCCGCTGGACGGCCCCTCCTCGCAGGCCGTGCCGGGGCCGCGCCGCCGGACCGCGCGCCCCGGCCCGGCGGCGGGGGGCGCGCCGGGCCTGCTGACGGCGGGCCGCGCGGTGCCCCTGCCGCACCGGGGTGCCCGGGAGCCCGCGTACACCGTCGTCCGGCTGCGGGCCGATGTGCTGAAGGCCGCGCGCGAGGCCGTGCGGGTGGGAGAAGCGGGCTCCGCGCGGCCCGCGAGCACCAACGAGGTGTTCCTCGCCACCGTGTCGGGGGTCCTGCGCTCCTGTCTGTCGGCCTCGCCGTCCGCGGGGTCCGGACAGGTGTGGCTGTCGGTGCCGGTCGACGAACGGCCGGACGACTGCGGTGAGTTCCTGGGCAACGCGTTCGCCAACGTCCGGGTCCCCGCGCCGGTGGCGCTGGCCGACCCGACGGCCCGGCTGGCCGCGTGCACCGGACTGCTGACCACCGTCACCCGGCCCCGGCGGGCCTCGGAGCGGCTGGTCGAGGGCACGCTCGGGGCGGTTCCCGGGGCGACCCTGGCACTGGCCGGCGGAAAGATCTTCGCCCCCGCGTACGCGCCGGCGGCCTGCTCCTACGTCCATCTGCGCGAGCGGGGCCGGACGCTGGCCGGACGGACCCTGCGGCACCTCACCATCGTCCCGATGGTGCCCCCGACCGACACGGTCACCTTCGCGCTGGGCGGCTGCTCACCGGGCCACACGCTGAGCGTCGCCACCAACTCGGGCAGTCAGGACGCCGTCCTGCTGGCGGAGGCGTTCCTCGACGAACTGACCGTGCTCGCCCGGGGCACCGGCTGA
- a CDS encoding macrolide family glycosyltransferase codes for MPGTHPHPAPVAAPAREPFPAHVAVFNVPMHGHVNPTLGVVEELVRRGHRVSYAVTEDFVHQVKAAGAEPVLYPDPGDGSEAPEDMGEGFERVVDVALASLPVLARAYGTDRPDLVLCDIYAFAGLLLAARWQVPAVVASPTHLAYDGIVPEFFGVPGLPQLPGFGRLAAAFAEQGVDSTRIHDLVRPEHAVAFFPRSFQRRADTVAAQRVAYAGPALGDRSYQGSWRPPRPDVPVLLVSLGSQFTRRPEFYRSCVQAFAELPWHVVMSVGPAVPVDGLGPLPANVEVHPHVPQLAVLAHADAFVTHAGMGGTMEALHFGVPLVAVPQMAEQRVNADRIERLRLGVHLPRESVTPEALREAVLRVSSDRDIRAGVAAMRREIAAAGGAGAAADLIERAL; via the coding sequence GTGCCTGGTACCCATCCGCATCCCGCGCCCGTCGCCGCGCCCGCCCGTGAGCCGTTCCCCGCGCACGTCGCCGTGTTCAACGTTCCGATGCACGGGCACGTCAATCCGACTCTGGGCGTCGTCGAGGAGCTCGTACGGCGGGGGCACCGGGTCAGTTACGCCGTCACCGAGGACTTCGTGCACCAGGTGAAGGCGGCCGGTGCCGAACCCGTGCTCTACCCGGACCCGGGGGACGGCTCGGAGGCGCCGGAGGACATGGGCGAGGGGTTCGAGCGGGTCGTGGACGTGGCCCTGGCGTCCCTGCCGGTGCTGGCGCGGGCGTACGGCACGGACCGCCCCGACCTGGTGCTGTGCGACATCTACGCCTTCGCGGGCCTGCTGCTCGCGGCACGCTGGCAGGTGCCGGCCGTCGTGGCCTCCCCCACCCACCTCGCCTACGACGGCATCGTCCCGGAGTTCTTCGGTGTGCCCGGGCTCCCGCAGCTGCCGGGCTTCGGACGGCTGGCGGCCGCCTTCGCCGAGCAGGGCGTCGACAGCACGCGCATCCACGACCTCGTCCGGCCCGAGCACGCCGTCGCGTTCTTCCCCCGGTCCTTCCAGCGCCGGGCCGACACCGTCGCCGCACAGCGCGTCGCGTACGCCGGGCCGGCCCTCGGCGACCGCTCCTACCAGGGGTCCTGGCGCCCGCCCCGGCCGGACGTGCCGGTGCTGCTCGTCTCGCTGGGTTCCCAGTTCACCCGGCGTCCGGAGTTCTACCGCTCCTGTGTGCAGGCCTTCGCCGAGCTGCCCTGGCACGTGGTCATGTCCGTCGGCCCGGCCGTCCCGGTGGACGGGCTGGGGCCGCTGCCCGCCAACGTCGAGGTCCATCCGCACGTGCCCCAACTGGCGGTGCTCGCCCACGCCGACGCCTTCGTCACCCACGCCGGGATGGGCGGCACGATGGAGGCCCTGCACTTCGGCGTCCCGCTGGTGGCGGTCCCGCAGATGGCCGAGCAGCGGGTGAACGCCGACCGGATCGAACGCCTCAGGCTGGGCGTCCACCTGCCGCGCGAGAGCGTCACTCCCGAGGCGCTGCGCGAGGCCGTCCTGCGCGTCTCGTCCGACCGGGACATCCGCGCGGGCGTGGCCGCCATGCGCCGGGAGATCGCGGCGGCCGGCGGTGCGGGAGCCGCCGCCGACCTGATCGAGCGGGCCCTGTAG
- a CDS encoding acyl-CoA thioesterase, translating to MTHALAADVRRTSTGRPPLEEPDCRPHLYLRQVRMSDLDSMNHVNNVRLLEMIQDAHMDMFYLRPGLPGQEIRPRFVYARHELDYTEPLVLQPEPVTITTTIGDLRRSTFRVTSRVTRDAQVFCTCVSTAVAYDPDARCSRRLEEAELALAARHATPAPAR from the coding sequence TTGACCCACGCCCTGGCGGCCGACGTCCGCCGCACCAGCACGGGGCGCCCGCCCCTGGAGGAGCCGGACTGCCGGCCGCACCTCTACCTCCGCCAGGTCCGTATGAGCGACCTGGACTCCATGAACCACGTGAACAACGTCCGGCTGCTGGAGATGATCCAGGACGCCCACATGGACATGTTCTATCTGCGTCCCGGACTGCCGGGGCAGGAGATCCGCCCCAGGTTCGTCTACGCACGCCACGAACTCGACTACACGGAACCCCTCGTGCTCCAGCCGGAGCCGGTCACCATCACCACGACCATCGGCGACCTGCGCCGTTCGACGTTCCGCGTCACGAGCCGGGTCACGCGTGACGCCCAGGTGTTCTGCACCTGCGTGAGCACGGCGGTCGCCTACGACCCGGACGCCCGGTGCTCCCGCCGGCTCGAGGAGGCCGAACTGGCCCTCGCGGCCCGCCACGCCACCCCGGCCCCGGCGCGCTGA
- a CDS encoding copper resistance CopC/CopD family protein codes for MLLGTVLVLLLLGGGPASAHAALRGADPADGSVVKTAPRSITLTFTESVGLLDDSFRVFDPDNKRVATGSTGHAGGRADTARVELPAKLGTGTFTVAWRVVSADSHPIAGAFTFSVGKPSAIPPPLPSTSVENPLTAGLFNIGRYFAYLAAALLIGTSAFAVVCRPPNVRPLGRLLVAGWWALAGSTVFLLLLRGPYETGTGPAKMLDPSELTRTLGTRPGLALVARLALLAVVAVLLLRQRRALRDGKALPERRSRTESATVAVPAVALALTWAAAEHASAGIQVPAAMTSTVLHLLAMAVWLGGLTALLTLFHRASVPSRVVNRFSQVAGIAVTVLVVTGVYQSWRGLGSVSALTDTTYGRVLLAKLAAVTLLLVAGARSRRTVRGERTARSVTVETTGEREAPERQEARIPEPVGGGARSAADGLAANTVHGTVGTAGAPSTAGTGAGGTGGPGDGSAAGAAPAPADAPTGDTTDGPENGSAADGPGADAPLPKAARPPAAAPLSPAEDARRRSLRRSVLAEVVVSVVVLVLTTVLTGTLPGRAAAEAATAEQSAGLPVASVTTIPFTIDSDDPAVRGVSGKVQVTLDPGQVGDNGLQAVVYGAGGGFVTVPELRVSFSLPDQDIGPLDAKVTDRGGYWAADAVNLPIAGSWEMKVTVRVSDVDQVSESKPVRIGG; via the coding sequence GTGCTGCTGGGCACCGTGCTGGTCCTGCTCCTCCTCGGCGGCGGACCGGCCTCCGCCCACGCGGCCCTGCGCGGCGCCGACCCCGCCGACGGAAGCGTCGTCAAGACGGCCCCCCGCTCCATCACGCTCACCTTCACCGAGTCCGTAGGCCTGCTCGACGACTCCTTCCGCGTCTTCGACCCCGACAACAAGCGGGTCGCGACGGGCAGCACCGGCCACGCGGGCGGCCGCGCCGACACCGCCCGGGTCGAACTCCCCGCCAAGCTCGGCACCGGGACCTTCACCGTGGCCTGGCGCGTCGTGTCGGCGGACAGCCACCCGATCGCGGGCGCCTTCACCTTCTCGGTGGGCAAGCCCTCCGCGATCCCGCCGCCGCTGCCCAGCACCTCCGTGGAGAACCCGCTCACCGCCGGTCTCTTCAACATCGGCCGCTACTTCGCCTACCTCGCGGCGGCGCTGCTCATCGGCACGTCCGCCTTCGCCGTCGTCTGCCGCCCGCCGAACGTGCGCCCGCTCGGCAGGCTGCTGGTGGCCGGCTGGTGGGCGCTCGCCGGATCGACCGTGTTCCTGCTGCTGCTCCGCGGCCCGTACGAGACCGGGACCGGACCGGCGAAGATGCTGGACCCCTCGGAGCTGACCCGCACGCTGGGCACCCGGCCGGGACTGGCCCTGGTGGCGCGCCTCGCGCTGCTCGCCGTGGTCGCGGTCCTGCTCCTGCGGCAGCGCAGGGCGCTGCGGGACGGGAAGGCCCTGCCGGAGCGGCGCTCCCGCACCGAGTCGGCGACGGTCGCCGTGCCGGCCGTGGCGCTGGCCCTGACCTGGGCCGCCGCCGAACACGCGTCGGCCGGCATCCAGGTCCCGGCGGCGATGACGTCGACGGTGCTGCACCTGCTCGCGATGGCGGTCTGGCTGGGCGGCCTGACCGCCCTGCTCACCCTGTTCCACCGCGCCTCGGTCCCGTCGCGGGTCGTCAACCGCTTCTCCCAGGTGGCGGGCATCGCGGTGACCGTCCTGGTGGTGACGGGTGTCTACCAGTCCTGGCGCGGCCTGGGCTCGGTGTCCGCGCTGACGGACACGACGTACGGACGGGTCCTGCTGGCCAAGCTGGCCGCGGTGACGCTGCTGCTGGTGGCCGGTGCGCGATCCCGGCGGACGGTGCGGGGCGAAAGGACGGCGAGGAGCGTGACGGTGGAGACGACCGGGGAGCGGGAGGCGCCCGAGAGGCAGGAGGCCCGGATACCGGAGCCGGTCGGCGGAGGGGCCCGCAGCGCGGCGGACGGCCTCGCCGCGAACACCGTCCACGGCACGGTGGGTACCGCGGGTGCGCCGAGCACGGCGGGTACCGGGGCAGGCGGGACGGGCGGCCCGGGGGACGGATCCGCGGCAGGCGCGGCGCCCGCCCCGGCGGACGCTCCCACCGGGGACACGACGGACGGACCGGAGAACGGTTCGGCGGCGGACGGCCCGGGGGCCGACGCGCCGCTGCCGAAGGCGGCCAGGCCGCCGGCCGCGGCACCGCTCTCACCGGCCGAGGACGCCCGGCGCCGGTCGCTGCGCCGTTCCGTGCTGGCCGAGGTCGTCGTCTCCGTCGTCGTGCTCGTCCTCACCACCGTGCTGACGGGCACCCTGCCGGGCCGGGCGGCGGCCGAGGCCGCCACGGCGGAGCAGTCCGCCGGGCTGCCCGTGGCCTCCGTGACGACCATCCCCTTCACCATCGACTCCGACGACCCCGCGGTCCGTGGCGTCAGCGGCAAGGTGCAGGTGACCCTCGACCCGGGCCAGGTCGGCGACAACGGGCTCCAGGCGGTGGTCTACGGCGCCGGCGGCGGCTTCGTCACCGTCCCCGAACTGCGCGTCTCCTTCAGCCTTCCCGACCAGGACATCGGCCCCCTCGACGCCAAGGTCACCGACCGGGGCGGCTACTGGGCCGCCGACGCGGTCAACCTGCCCATCGCGGGCAGCTGGGAGATGAAGGTGACGGTGCGGGTGTCGGACGTCGATCAGGTCAGCGAGTCGAAGCCGGTACGGATCGGGGGCTGA
- a CDS encoding GNAT family N-acetyltransferase, with translation MSDRARGEDGYVYEQVVAGLGTVALRPLDAERDADVVHGWVSEERAAFWGMNGLTRDQVAEVYAHMTGLDTHHAFLAELDGVPVALLQTYEPTEDRVGECYPVEPGDIGVHLLIGPAGERGARPGWSAALMGVFAAYVLVGLDRPRVVVDPDVRNEKAIARFFRQGFEPGPLVTLPEIDLPDVHLPEKRARLAFLRRETAFPA, from the coding sequence ATGAGTGACCGCGCACGCGGCGAGGACGGGTACGTGTACGAGCAGGTGGTCGCCGGGCTGGGCACCGTCGCCCTGCGGCCGCTCGACGCCGAGCGGGACGCGGACGTCGTCCACGGCTGGGTGAGCGAGGAGCGGGCCGCGTTCTGGGGCATGAACGGCCTGACACGCGACCAGGTCGCCGAGGTCTACGCCCACATGACCGGACTGGACACCCACCACGCGTTCCTCGCCGAGCTGGACGGCGTCCCGGTCGCCCTGCTCCAGACCTACGAGCCCACCGAGGACCGGGTCGGCGAGTGCTACCCCGTCGAACCCGGCGACATCGGCGTCCACCTGCTCATCGGGCCGGCCGGCGAGCGAGGGGCCCGGCCGGGCTGGTCGGCGGCGCTGATGGGCGTGTTCGCGGCGTACGTGCTGGTCGGCCTGGACCGGCCGCGTGTCGTGGTCGACCCGGACGTGCGCAACGAGAAGGCGATCGCCCGCTTCTTCCGGCAGGGCTTCGAACCGGGACCGCTCGTGACCCTGCCCGAGATCGACCTGCCGGACGTCCACCTGCCCGAGAAGCGCGCCCGACTGGCCTTCCTCCGCCGCGAGACCGCGTTCCCCGCCTGA